One genomic segment of Pedobacter endophyticus includes these proteins:
- a CDS encoding RES family NAD+ phosphorylase produces MMTVYNIRKEQFSKVLSASGVANRWNSEEEFIIYTGSSIALSALELISHRSAIKIDHQYKLLSIEVQVEVKDIMEIKLSALPSNWKSVIAYPELQKLGSNWYQNRKSLLLKVPSALVQNEFNYLINTKHPDFAQKVSIKSTENFEWHNRLL; encoded by the coding sequence ATGATGACGGTTTACAACATCAGAAAAGAACAGTTTTCCAAGGTATTATCGGCTTCTGGCGTGGCAAACAGGTGGAATAGTGAGGAGGAGTTTATCATTTATACGGGCAGTTCAATTGCTTTATCTGCGTTAGAATTGATTAGCCATCGCAGTGCGATTAAAATCGATCATCAATACAAGCTACTATCAATTGAGGTACAGGTAGAGGTAAAAGACATTATGGAAATTAAGTTGTCGGCACTGCCTTCCAACTGGAAATCTGTAATTGCTTATCCCGAACTTCAAAAGTTAGGCTCCAATTGGTACCAAAATAGAAAAAGTTTATTGTTAAAAGTTCCATCGGCTCTGGTACAGAACGAATTTAATTATTTAATAAACACTAAACACCCAGACTTTGCTCAAAAGGTTTCAATAAAATCAACTGAAAACTTCGAGTGGCACAATAGATTGTTGTAA
- the cysS gene encoding cysteine--tRNA ligase — protein sequence MNTGLQLYSTLSRKKELFQPINAPHVGMYVCGPTVYSDVHLGNCRTFVSFDLIFRYLKYLGFKVRYVRNITDAGHLEGDRDEGDDKFAKRAKLEQLEPMEIVQKYTLGFHDVLRMFNTLPPSIEPTATGHIIEQIEMIKIIIDNGYGYEIDGNVYFDVEKYSKEYNYTVLTNRNLEDMLNNTRELGGQDEKRGRLDFALWIKAKPETLMQWQSPWGMGFPGWHIECSAMSAKYLGDEFDIHGGGMDLAATHHTNEIAQSEACSHKQPARYWMHTNMLTVNGTRMSKSAGNGFLPLELFTGDHPLLKKGYSPMTVKFFMLQAHYRSTLDFSNEALDASEKGFRRLMSAVNLLSKLTVSETDDFDIDALKAKCINAMNDDFNSPILIAELFEAVRIINTVYDGKGKISADSLTKLKALINDFVFDILALKDEDAGSNDLSGVLDMVINLRTEAKANKDYATSDKIRIGLQELGIQLKDGKEGTTWSKS from the coding sequence ATGAATACTGGCTTACAGCTTTATAGTACGCTTTCGCGAAAAAAGGAATTGTTTCAACCCATAAATGCGCCTCATGTTGGCATGTATGTTTGCGGCCCGACCGTTTACAGCGACGTCCATTTGGGCAACTGCCGTACTTTCGTTTCTTTCGATTTGATTTTCAGATACCTTAAATATTTAGGTTTCAAGGTTCGGTATGTGCGTAATATTACCGATGCAGGCCATTTGGAAGGCGATAGGGATGAAGGCGACGATAAGTTTGCTAAACGGGCAAAGCTAGAACAATTAGAGCCGATGGAAATTGTACAGAAGTACACTTTGGGCTTTCATGATGTTTTAAGGATGTTCAATACCTTGCCGCCAAGCATAGAGCCAACGGCCACCGGTCACATCATCGAGCAAATTGAAATGATTAAAATCATTATAGACAATGGTTATGGTTATGAAATTGATGGCAACGTTTACTTCGATGTAGAAAAATACAGCAAGGAATACAATTATACCGTTCTTACCAACAGAAATCTCGAAGATATGCTCAACAACACCCGTGAATTGGGCGGTCAGGACGAAAAACGCGGAAGGTTGGATTTTGCACTTTGGATTAAGGCTAAGCCCGAAACGCTTATGCAATGGCAATCGCCATGGGGAATGGGTTTTCCGGGTTGGCATATTGAGTGCTCCGCAATGAGCGCCAAGTATTTGGGCGATGAATTTGATATTCACGGCGGTGGAATGGACCTTGCGGCAACCCACCACACCAACGAAATTGCACAATCGGAAGCTTGCAGCCATAAACAGCCGGCGCGGTACTGGATGCATACCAATATGCTTACCGTTAACGGAACCCGGATGTCGAAATCGGCAGGCAATGGATTTTTGCCTTTGGAGCTTTTTACGGGCGACCATCCATTGTTGAAAAAAGGCTACAGTCCAATGACGGTGAAGTTTTTTATGCTTCAGGCGCATTACCGAAGCACCCTCGATTTTTCTAACGAAGCGCTCGATGCCTCAGAAAAAGGCTTTCGCCGGTTAATGTCGGCCGTTAATCTGTTAAGCAAACTGACCGTATCAGAAACAGACGATTTTGATATCGATGCATTGAAGGCAAAATGCATTAACGCCATGAACGACGATTTTAACAGTCCGATTTTAATTGCTGAACTTTTTGAAGCCGTTCGAATCATAAACACCGTTTACGATGGCAAGGGCAAAATTTCAGCCGACTCTTTAACCAAGCTGAAAGCACTGATCAACGATTTCGTTTTCGATATCCTCGCACTAAAAGACGAAGATGCCGGAAGTAACGATTTAAGCGGCGTTTTGGATATGGTAATCAATCTTCGTACCGAAGCCAAGGCAAACAAGGATTACGCCACTTCGGATAAAATCAGGATCGGTTTGCAAGAGTTGGGCATTCAGTTAAAAGATGGCAAAGAGGGAACAACCTGGAGTAAGAGTTAG
- a CDS encoding DUF4282 domain-containing protein, translating to MYNKFLFFDVMITPKLITFIYWLMLLGAVGYGLSSMFSGYDGFTIGNMVKGLAFIVAGIVGSRVWCELMIVVFKINENLQELKNKKGTEL from the coding sequence ATGTATAACAAATTTTTATTCTTTGACGTGATGATTACTCCAAAACTCATCACATTTATTTACTGGCTCATGCTATTGGGTGCGGTAGGCTATGGCTTAAGCTCTATGTTTTCGGGCTACGATGGCTTTACTATTGGGAACATGGTAAAAGGCCTGGCATTTATAGTGGCGGGTATAGTGGGATCGAGGGTATGGTGCGAACTGATGATTGTAGTATTCAAAATAAACGAAAACCTACAAGAGCTCAAAAACAAGAAAGGAACTGAGCTATGA
- a CDS encoding nuclear transport factor 2 family protein, with product MAEKFLMNLSAGKIDEAKKYATEPTGKMLDLMIGLGGAKDLNPNFKFTFVRDSIVENQAWVFYKDEKDKPDKIELVKLDGKWKVNVGSKK from the coding sequence GTGGCAGAAAAATTCTTAATGAATCTGAGTGCCGGGAAAATTGACGAAGCAAAAAAATACGCGACAGAGCCTACTGGAAAAATGTTAGACCTGATGATCGGTTTAGGCGGAGCCAAAGACCTAAACCCAAATTTTAAATTTACGTTTGTTAGGGATTCCATTGTCGAAAACCAAGCCTGGGTGTTTTATAAAGACGAAAAGGACAAACCCGATAAAATAGAATTAGTAAAATTAGATGGCAAATGGAAAGTTAACGTCGGTTCTAAGAAATAG
- a CDS encoding MBL fold metallo-hydrolase: protein MHKHINTIILQVHTLYEGTYSVDATKKFVPFDATIHSFKDRPASLFINVQPFLVELKNDLILFDTGLGFSDEQGELILHKNIRNAGFDPTDVTKVLMSHLHYDHSGGMIHKQDNCKVELSFPDAEYVINRGEWETAFSSTSSSYHTDIFDFVQRNAQLHFVEGDGNLNENIAFEFTGAHCPNHQVFLLTEADQKIFFGGDVLPEPEELIKNFIAKYDFDGRKAMELRKAFGKRAAEENWECLFYHGKSAATGFVDFIDGGFRVR, encoded by the coding sequence TTGCATAAACATATAAACACCATTATTTTGCAAGTTCACACGCTATACGAAGGCACCTACTCGGTTGATGCAACGAAAAAATTTGTTCCATTTGATGCTACAATTCATAGCTTTAAAGATAGGCCGGCATCGTTGTTTATCAATGTTCAGCCGTTTTTAGTTGAGTTAAAAAACGATTTGATCCTTTTCGACACCGGCTTAGGGTTCAGCGATGAGCAAGGCGAACTGATCTTACATAAGAACATTCGCAATGCAGGTTTCGACCCGACTGATGTAACCAAAGTTTTGATGTCGCATTTACATTATGATCATTCGGGAGGCATGATTCATAAGCAGGATAACTGTAAAGTTGAGCTGAGTTTTCCGGATGCGGAATATGTAATTAACCGCGGCGAATGGGAAACGGCATTCAGCAGCACGTCTTCATCGTATCACACCGATATTTTTGATTTTGTACAACGCAATGCGCAACTGCATTTTGTAGAGGGCGACGGCAATTTAAACGAAAACATTGCTTTTGAGTTCACTGGCGCACATTGCCCAAATCATCAGGTATTTCTTTTAACGGAGGCCGATCAAAAGATATTTTTCGGTGGCGATGTTCTGCCTGAACCGGAAGAATTAATTAAGAATTTTATTGCCAAGTATGATTTCGATGGCCGCAAGGCGATGGAATTACGCAAGGCTTTTGGTAAACGTGCGGCAGAAGAAAACTGGGAATGCCTTTTCTATCATGGTAAAAGTGCGGCAACTGGTTTCGTCGATTTCATTGATGGTGGATTTAGGGTGAGGTAG
- a CDS encoding antitoxin Xre/MbcA/ParS toxin-binding domain-containing protein, with protein MSTTTLDKKQRKIIEEIPSLNDFSRIYFYTIQSKFDNDFVRTLDSVIGLNDNTLSNWLNITPKTLRNYKKNADLVLKGNIKEHIVLILSLYKHGIAVFGSAADFEKWLSAENHLLDNEAPTKFLDTISGIKFIDNRLTALEYGENV; from the coding sequence ATGTCGACAACAACCTTAGATAAGAAACAAAGAAAAATAATTGAGGAGATTCCATCATTAAATGATTTTTCGAGAATTTATTTCTACACTATTCAAAGCAAATTTGACAATGACTTTGTTAGAACTTTAGACAGCGTAATTGGGCTGAACGACAATACTTTATCTAACTGGCTCAATATTACCCCTAAAACACTCAGAAACTATAAAAAAAACGCAGATTTGGTTCTTAAAGGCAACATTAAAGAACATATCGTTTTAATTCTTTCTTTATACAAACATGGGATAGCAGTTTTTGGAAGTGCGGCCGATTTCGAGAAATGGCTCTCTGCCGAAAACCATTTATTGGATAATGAAGCACCTACAAAGTTTTTGGATACCATTTCGGGTATTAAATTTATAGACAATAGATTAACAGCCCTTGAATATGGCGAAAATGTTTAA
- a CDS encoding YceI family protein gives MKLKISSIFLLVAVIALSAFKNPTKPVIYTVDAAKSTITWIGKKVTGSHNGTIALQSGTLNVDGKKVTGGTFTIDMNSIKDADGSAKLEGHLKADDFFGAAKFPTSTFVITKVAGSGAAVTVTGNLTIKGITKPLSFPATVAVNADGTVTALAGKITVDRTKYDIRYGSKSFFDSIGDKAIDDNFELSVKLVAKK, from the coding sequence ATGAAATTAAAAATTAGCTCGATCTTTTTATTGGTAGCGGTAATAGCGTTATCAGCTTTTAAAAATCCTACAAAGCCAGTAATCTATACTGTTGATGCTGCAAAATCGACAATTACCTGGATTGGTAAAAAGGTAACAGGTTCGCATAACGGAACAATCGCTTTACAGTCAGGAACGTTAAACGTTGATGGCAAAAAAGTAACCGGTGGTACTTTCACTATCGATATGAACTCGATAAAAGATGCTGACGGAAGCGCAAAATTAGAAGGACACTTAAAGGCCGACGATTTTTTTGGTGCAGCTAAATTCCCAACCTCAACATTCGTAATTACAAAAGTTGCTGGTTCTGGCGCTGCAGTTACCGTAACTGGCAACCTTACCATTAAAGGAATTACTAAGCCATTAAGCTTCCCTGCAACTGTTGCCGTAAACGCAGATGGAACAGTTACCGCATTAGCTGGTAAAATTACTGTAGATAGAACTAAATACGATATCCGTTACGGTTCGAAATCTTTCTTCGATAGCATTGGCGACAAAGCAATTGATGATAACTTCGAATTGTCTGTGAAATTGGTAGCTAAGAAATAG
- a CDS encoding VOC family protein yields MNHNAKSIRPFIGSKEFEISRSFYRDLGFEETTLGNNMSVFKTGEMAFYLQNAYVKDWVDNTMVFMEVDNADRFYNDLQALNLPDKYADVKLTPVRNESWGKECFLHDPSGILWHFGEFY; encoded by the coding sequence ATGAACCACAACGCAAAATCGATCCGGCCTTTTATTGGCTCAAAAGAATTCGAAATATCAAGGAGCTTCTATCGCGATCTTGGTTTCGAGGAAACCACCTTAGGTAACAACATGTCGGTGTTTAAAACCGGCGAAATGGCTTTCTATTTACAGAATGCGTACGTTAAAGATTGGGTTGACAACACCATGGTTTTTATGGAAGTGGATAATGCCGACCGTTTTTATAACGATTTGCAGGCGCTGAACTTACCTGACAAATACGCGGACGTAAAGTTAACGCCTGTTAGAAACGAAAGCTGGGGCAAAGAATGTTTTCTGCACGATCCGTCGGGCATTTTATGGCATTTTGGCGAGTTTTATTAG
- the gcvP gene encoding aminomethyl-transferring glycine dehydrogenase, whose translation MSLNIHYKEDFQNRHIAPNEAETAEMLQTVGVNSIDELIEQTVPTAIRLKQPLNLPAAKSETEYLGTLKQTSLLNKVFKSFIGQGYYDTITPGVILRNVFENPGWYTQYTPYQAEIAQGRLQALLNFQTMVIDLTGMEIANASLLDEGTAAAEAMFMQYSTRKNQAAKKFFVSELLFAQTTDILKTRANPYGIELVIGNHLDFVATDEFFGAIVQYPAGNGEVFDYQAFAAELHSKNIKLTVAADILSLTLLTPPGEWGADIVVGTTQRFGIPMGFGGPHAAFFATKEEYKRSIPGRIIGVTIDSHGDYALRMALQTREQHIRRDKATSNICTAQALLAIMAGFYAAYHGPKGLKAIAERTHGLAVSLASTLKNLGYAQLNSAYFDTIRFDLGDSTGGIHAYCLDNEINLNYSGNTVTISVDETTTFEDITLIAKIFARAKGIAGDQVEMVENVETVVPATLQRTSAYLTHPIFNSHHSEHEMLRYIKSLEAKDLSLCHSMIALGSCTMKLNATAEMIPVTWSHFGRIHPFAPADQVLGYYSVFNELDKWLSEITGFAAMSLQPNAGAQGEYAGLMVIRAYHHDRGDFHRNVALIPASAHGTNPASAAMADMKIVVVKSLENGNIDVEDLKAKAELHKDNLSCLMVTYPSTHGVFEESIIEICETVHANGGQVYMDGANMNAQVGLTSPANIGADVCHLNLHKTFCIPHGGGGPGMGPIGVAKHLVPYLPGHAVVDIDKGKSISAVSSAPWGSASILIISHAYIAMMGAEGLTNATKYAILNANYMKARLEQHYPVLYSGAQGRCAHEMILDCRSFKAFGIEVTDIAKRLMDYGFHAPTVSFPVAGTLMVEPTESEPKHELDRFCDALIAIKQEITEVENGSLDKADNPLKNAPHTVAVITANEWNHAYSRQTAAFPLPYVLERKFWPSVGRVNDSHGDRSLICACPPVESYLEEIVP comes from the coding sequence ATGAGCTTAAATATCCATTACAAGGAAGATTTTCAAAATCGTCATATTGCGCCAAATGAGGCAGAAACAGCCGAAATGTTGCAAACTGTTGGCGTAAATTCTATCGACGAGCTGATTGAACAAACCGTTCCAACTGCAATCAGGTTAAAACAACCTTTAAATCTCCCTGCGGCCAAGTCTGAAACAGAATACCTTGGTACTTTAAAGCAAACTTCGTTGCTAAACAAGGTTTTCAAGAGCTTTATCGGTCAGGGTTACTACGATACCATTACGCCGGGCGTAATTTTGCGTAACGTATTCGAAAATCCGGGATGGTACACGCAGTATACGCCTTATCAGGCAGAAATTGCGCAGGGTCGTTTACAGGCACTGTTAAATTTCCAAACCATGGTAATTGATTTAACAGGAATGGAAATTGCAAATGCATCGTTACTAGATGAGGGTACAGCTGCGGCTGAGGCCATGTTTATGCAATACAGCACCCGTAAAAATCAAGCTGCCAAAAAATTCTTCGTATCAGAACTACTTTTTGCACAAACAACCGATATTTTAAAAACCCGTGCCAACCCTTATGGCATCGAATTGGTAATTGGAAATCACCTCGATTTTGTCGCGACAGATGAATTTTTCGGTGCAATTGTACAATATCCTGCTGGTAATGGAGAAGTGTTCGATTATCAAGCCTTCGCGGCAGAACTACACAGCAAAAATATCAAGCTAACTGTTGCTGCTGATATCTTAAGCTTAACTTTGCTAACGCCCCCGGGCGAATGGGGTGCCGACATCGTAGTAGGTACAACGCAACGTTTTGGTATTCCGATGGGCTTTGGTGGACCTCATGCGGCATTTTTCGCGACCAAAGAAGAATATAAACGTTCAATCCCAGGTCGTATTATTGGCGTAACCATCGATAGCCACGGCGACTATGCGCTACGCATGGCCTTGCAAACCCGTGAGCAACATATCCGCAGAGATAAAGCAACTTCTAATATTTGTACAGCACAAGCTTTATTGGCTATTATGGCTGGCTTTTACGCCGCTTACCACGGGCCGAAAGGATTAAAAGCAATTGCAGAACGTACACACGGTTTGGCAGTAAGCCTTGCCTCGACTTTAAAAAATCTAGGTTACGCGCAACTAAACTCTGCTTATTTTGATACGATTAGGTTCGATTTGGGCGATTCGACAGGCGGCATACATGCGTATTGCTTAGATAATGAGATCAACCTAAACTATTCGGGTAATACCGTAACTATTTCTGTTGACGAAACCACTACTTTTGAAGATATTACTTTAATTGCCAAAATTTTTGCAAGGGCAAAAGGTATCGCAGGCGATCAGGTGGAAATGGTCGAAAACGTAGAAACGGTTGTTCCGGCAACATTGCAACGTACTTCAGCCTATTTAACACACCCAATTTTTAATTCGCACCATTCTGAACATGAAATGTTGCGTTATATTAAATCGTTAGAAGCGAAAGATTTATCACTTTGCCATTCGATGATTGCCCTGGGAAGTTGCACCATGAAATTAAATGCAACTGCAGAAATGATTCCCGTTACCTGGTCTCACTTTGGGCGCATTCACCCATTTGCTCCGGCAGATCAGGTTTTAGGCTATTACTCTGTATTCAATGAGCTGGATAAATGGTTGAGTGAGATTACAGGTTTCGCGGCCATGAGTTTACAGCCAAACGCAGGTGCGCAGGGCGAATATGCCGGTTTGATGGTTATTCGTGCTTATCATCACGATAGGGGCGATTTTCACCGTAATGTAGCTTTAATTCCTGCCTCGGCGCACGGTACAAACCCGGCATCGGCAGCAATGGCCGACATGAAGATCGTTGTGGTGAAATCGTTGGAAAACGGAAACATCGATGTTGAAGATTTAAAAGCGAAAGCAGAATTACATAAAGATAACTTATCGTGTCTGATGGTAACTTATCCGTCAACGCATGGTGTGTTTGAAGAAAGTATTATCGAAATCTGCGAAACCGTTCATGCTAACGGCGGACAGGTTTACATGGATGGGGCAAACATGAACGCCCAGGTAGGTTTAACAAGCCCTGCCAATATTGGTGCCGATGTTTGTCACTTAAACCTGCATAAAACGTTCTGTATCCCTCACGGTGGTGGTGGCCCCGGCATGGGTCCGATCGGCGTAGCTAAACACCTTGTTCCTTACCTTCCAGGCCATGCTGTAGTAGATATTGATAAAGGGAAGTCGATTTCTGCCGTTTCATCTGCTCCCTGGGGTTCAGCATCAATATTAATTATTTCGCATGCTTACATCGCCATGATGGGCGCCGAAGGGTTAACCAACGCGACGAAATATGCCATTTTAAACGCAAACTACATGAAAGCACGTTTAGAACAACATTATCCGGTGCTTTATTCAGGTGCTCAAGGTCGTTGCGCACACGAGATGATTTTAGATTGTCGTTCATTCAAAGCATTCGGAATTGAAGTTACCGATATTGCAAAACGTTTAATGGATTATGGTTTTCATGCACCAACGGTTTCGTTCCCGGTTGCGGGTACCTTAATGGTTGAGCCTACGGAATCGGAACCTAAACATGAATTAGATCGTTTCTGCGATGCTTTAATTGCCATTAAACAAGAGATTACCGAAGTAGAAAACGGGAGTTTAGACAAAGCAGATAACCCACTGAAAAATGCTCCACACACTGTTGCCGTGATTACTGCGAACGAGTGGAACCATGCTTATAGCCGTCAAACCGCTGCTTTCCCACTTCCCTATGTGTTAGAACGTAAGTTTTGGCCGTCGGTTGGTCGTGTAAACGATAGCCATGGCGATCGCTCATTAATTTGTGCATGTCCGCCGGTTGAAAGTTATTTAGAAGAAATCGTACCGTAA
- a CDS encoding YiiX/YebB-like N1pC/P60 family cysteine hydrolase, which translates to MANGKLTSVLRNSFLLLFLLVSCKAKNDHTANDFQACNNFKSGDIICRLGNGFFSEYFKNMSPGEKKYSHVGVICKDGSNIDVIHTEASELTGVGFVKKESMETFLKEIEVWGVYRLKANEEIQLAITQWAKAYLAKKTPFDLNFNSSNDNELYCTELVANCINKSFGNRVIKPTIAKNKPAVLYVSDIYLNPMFEPVFTSGRVRK; encoded by the coding sequence ATGGCAAATGGAAAGTTAACGTCGGTTCTAAGAAATAGCTTTCTATTGCTTTTTTTGCTGGTCAGTTGCAAAGCTAAAAACGATCATACAGCAAACGACTTTCAAGCTTGCAACAACTTTAAATCGGGTGATATCATCTGCAGGCTGGGCAACGGCTTTTTCTCTGAGTATTTTAAAAACATGTCGCCCGGCGAAAAGAAATACTCACATGTTGGGGTTATCTGTAAAGATGGCTCCAACATTGATGTAATCCATACAGAAGCTAGCGAACTTACCGGTGTTGGATTTGTGAAAAAAGAAAGTATGGAAACGTTTTTGAAAGAAATTGAGGTTTGGGGTGTCTACAGATTAAAAGCAAATGAAGAAATTCAGTTGGCAATTACCCAGTGGGCCAAAGCATATCTGGCAAAAAAGACACCATTCGATTTAAATTTCAACTCAAGCAATGATAATGAACTGTACTGCACAGAACTAGTTGCCAATTGTATTAATAAAAGCTTTGGAAACAGGGTTATCAAGCCAACAATCGCTAAAAATAAACCAGCCGTGCTCTATGTTTCCGACATCTATCTTAACCCGATGTTCGAACCTGTTTTTACATCAGGGCGAGTGAGAAAATAA
- a CDS encoding M28 family peptidase translates to MNKKLLIMPVLALIGFQACKNNNKSTEEASSSEVKLVSPDFNADSAFAYTKAQVDFGPRVPGTPAHQKCADYLVAKLKSFGADVKIQGEKTKTYDGKSFQLKNIVAVFAPEKKNRVLVTAHWDARPFSDQDADPANQNKPFDAANDAGSGVAVILEMARQIQQKQPNVGVDFVLWDLEDYGKANDETQDEVTWCLGSQFWAKNAVTSGYTALYGINLDMVGGGNAQFTQDEISRQSAPDIVNRVWDIGNEIGYSSYFVKIPSGKLVDDHFWMNKAGVPSIDIIHYNDNSGFYINWHTQLDNLANIDKNTLKATGQTVLETIYREK, encoded by the coding sequence ATGAACAAAAAACTTTTGATAATGCCTGTACTCGCTTTGATCGGCTTTCAGGCGTGTAAGAACAATAACAAATCCACAGAAGAGGCAAGTTCATCAGAAGTTAAGCTTGTTTCTCCAGATTTTAATGCCGACAGCGCCTTTGCCTACACCAAGGCACAGGTTGATTTCGGTCCACGCGTACCCGGCACACCAGCGCATCAAAAATGTGCCGATTATTTGGTTGCCAAGTTGAAATCGTTTGGGGCAGATGTAAAAATTCAAGGTGAAAAAACAAAAACCTATGATGGAAAAAGCTTTCAGCTAAAGAACATCGTTGCTGTTTTCGCTCCAGAGAAAAAAAATCGCGTTTTGGTCACCGCCCACTGGGATGCACGTCCGTTCTCCGATCAGGATGCTGACCCTGCAAACCAAAATAAGCCTTTTGATGCAGCCAATGATGCCGGAAGCGGGGTCGCCGTAATTTTAGAAATGGCTCGTCAGATTCAGCAAAAGCAACCCAACGTGGGTGTCGATTTTGTATTGTGGGATTTGGAAGACTATGGAAAGGCCAATGATGAAACGCAAGATGAAGTTACCTGGTGCTTAGGTTCGCAGTTTTGGGCAAAAAATGCTGTCACGTCGGGTTACACGGCACTTTATGGCATTAATCTCGATATGGTTGGCGGTGGAAATGCGCAGTTTACACAAGACGAAATCTCACGCCAATCGGCCCCTGATATAGTAAACAGGGTTTGGGACATCGGGAATGAAATCGGCTACTCCTCTTATTTTGTCAAAATTCCCAGCGGCAAACTCGTCGACGATCATTTTTGGATGAATAAAGCTGGTGTTCCATCGATCGACATTATCCATTATAACGACAATAGCGGCTTTTACATTAACTGGCATACACAGCTGGATAACCTGGCGAATATTGACAAAAACACGCTAAAGGCCACTGGCCAAACGGTACTCGAAACCATTTACCGCGAAAAATAA
- a CDS encoding nuclear transport factor 2 family protein: MKHLFSTTIASLLALGAFAQKSDGTTKSLVNAEKEFAKSIAKKGDKDAYLEYSSANTLVFRPNPVNAKTFYAGQEKGENEVSWTPNLAKVSRSGDLGFTTGPYELGGEGNDKKYGQYLSIWKAENGRWKLAIDLNTNSNKPLGTAAPRFEEPKDHFVPKFINDKEIKAGKDIILTTEKTLNTLLKTHGIAAFGGFLTADARLLFPGNDAINGKGKILSFYNGMVDKINLKTTGVDKALGSDLAYTYGVATIDYKADLRESFNYVFIYEKAADHSWNLIVQAFVPAER; the protein is encoded by the coding sequence ATGAAACATTTATTTTCTACAACAATAGCCTCACTTTTGGCACTTGGTGCTTTTGCGCAAAAGAGTGATGGAACTACAAAATCTCTGGTAAATGCAGAGAAAGAATTTGCAAAATCGATCGCTAAGAAAGGAGATAAAGACGCTTATTTAGAGTATTCATCAGCAAATACACTTGTTTTTCGACCAAACCCGGTTAATGCCAAAACTTTTTACGCAGGACAGGAAAAGGGCGAAAATGAGGTAAGTTGGACGCCAAATCTGGCAAAAGTATCGCGTAGTGGCGATTTGGGCTTCACCACAGGGCCTTACGAACTGGGGGGTGAGGGCAATGACAAAAAGTATGGCCAATACCTGTCGATATGGAAAGCTGAAAATGGCAGGTGGAAACTGGCAATCGATTTAAATACAAACAGCAATAAGCCATTGGGTACTGCAGCCCCGAGATTTGAAGAACCAAAAGATCATTTTGTTCCAAAGTTTATAAACGACAAAGAGATTAAGGCCGGTAAGGATATTATCTTAACAACAGAAAAAACCTTAAATACGCTTTTAAAGACTCATGGAATTGCTGCTTTTGGTGGCTTTTTAACAGCGGATGCCCGCCTGCTTTTTCCGGGTAACGACGCTATTAACGGCAAAGGTAAAATCCTTTCGTTTTATAACGGAATGGTCGATAAAATCAACTTGAAAACTACGGGTGTTGATAAGGCGCTGGGTAGCGATTTAGCTTACACTTACGGCGTGGCTACCATTGATTATAAAGCTGACTTACGCGAGAGCTTTAACTACGTTTTCATTTACGAGAAAGCGGCAGATCATAGCTGGAACCTGATTGTGCAAGCTTTTGTGCCAGCCGAAAGATAA